In Acidobacteriota bacterium, the sequence GGCGCTGCGGTGCAGGCAATCGACGCCGGCTGCGATCTGATTCTCTACTGCTGGGCTGCGGAGAACGCGATTCGTGCCAGGGATCGTCTGCGTGACGCGGCGATCGGCGACCTGAACTTTTTCACGTCACTTCAGACCGCCGCGCGGAACGTTCGCTCATCGGCGTCTCGCTGGCCCGTCGCAGCGGACGGCCGCGAGGGGCCGCTGGTCGCAAGCGAACTGGCCAAGCCCTTCGAGACCTATCGCCCGCGAGCCTAACGCAGCTTTTGACCCGTGAGGATCTCGAAGATCTCCAGGTAACGCTGTCGCGAACCCAGAACGATCTCGTTCGGAAGCTCGGGCACCGGCGGCTGTTTGTCCCAGCCGATGGACTCCAGATAGTCTCGAACGAACTGCTTGTCGAACGACTCCTGACCGCGGCCGGGTTCGTACTTATCCGCCGGCCAGAATCGTGACGAGTCCGGGGTCAACACCTCGTCGCCAAGCACAAGGCGATCTCCGTCGAGACCAAACTCGAACTTCGTGTCGGCGATGATGATGTTGCGCTCGCTGGCCAGGGACGCGCCGGCCGAGTAAAGCTGCAGCGTCATGCTGCGAGCCTCCTCCGCTCGCTCGGGTCCGATCAGCTCCACAGCTTGATCGAAGGAGATGTTCTCGTCATGCCCGTCGACGGCCTTGGTCGCCGGCGTGAAGATCGACTCCGGCAGACGATCCGATTCCCGCAGTCCCTCCGGGAGCGAGATCCCACAGACCGTACCGTTTGCCTGGTACTCCTTCCAACCCGAACCCGACAGATACCCACGGGCGACACACTCGATCGGCAGCATGTCCAACTTCTTGGCGAGTGTGGTTCGTCCGACCAGCTGGTCCGCGAAGCGGTGGAGCGACTCCGGGAAGTCCTCGACCTCGGTCGCCACGGTGTGGTTCGGCACGAGTTCCGCGAATTCCTTGAACCAGAATTCGGAGATTTGATTGAGAACCTTGCCCTTGTCCGGAATCGGATTGGGCAAAACGAAATCGAATGCGGATAGGCGATCCGTCGCGACGATCAACAGACGATCGCCAAGGTCGTAGATGTCTCGGACCTTGCCGCGGGCGCGTAACGGGATGCCTTCTAGGTGGGTCTCTTTGACCGCACCAGGAATACTGCTCTGCATGCCTCAATCCTCGGGTTGAATCTGGACGGTTGACGAGAGAGCGCAGGCTAGCCCGCCGGACACCAGGGTGTCAATCGCCCGCGGATCGACCGTCGTGGACGACACGCCCACTGACGATGGTCAGGACCGCCGCGCCCGTCAGATCCCAGCCCTTGAAAGGCGTATTCCGACCCTTCGAGACGAACTCCTGAGGCGCCACGTGGAACGGGCGGTGGATATCCAGCACCGTAATATCCGCGACTCCACCGGGTGTCAGCGTGCCCCGATCCAGACGCAGAATCTCCGCAGGGCCACGGGTGAAGAGTTCGACCATCCGTCTGAGCGGCAGGACGTCCGCGTGTACGAGATGGTGCAGGCTGAGCGGGATCGCCGTCTCGAGCCCCACGACACCGAACGGCGCGACCGAGAATTCGACGCACTTCTCGTCACAGTGATGGGGGGCATGATCGGTGGCGATGGCGTCCACGGTGCCGTCGGCCAATCCCTGGAGGAGGGCCTTACGATCCTTCGCGGAACGCAACGGCGGGTTCATCTTGGCGTCCGTATCGAAACCGGAAACGGCCTCCTCGGTCAGCACGAAGTGATGGGGTGTCACCTCACAGGTCACACGCACTTTCTTCTTCTTTCCCTCGCGTACGAAATCCACCGCCTGGCCCGTGGACGTGTGCGCGATATGGACGTGGCCACCGGTGTACTCCGCGAGGATGATGTCCCGCACGACCATGATGTCCTCGGCGACCGCGGGCCACCCGCCAAGACCGAGGCGGGTCGACAATTCGCCCTCGTTCATCACACCGCCGTCAACAAGCACCGGATCCTCGCAATGATCGATGATCGGCACACCGAACACCTGGGAGTACTCGAGCGCCTTGCGCATCATCATGCTCGAGTGGACCGGCTTGCCGTCATCCGAGAACGCGACGGCACCGGCGTCCAGCATGTCCCCCATCTCCGCCAGCTGCTCGCCTTCCATTCCCTTGGTCACACAACCGATGGGGAAGACGTTGACCGCACCGTGTTGCGCGGCCTGCTTGACGATCAGCTGGGTCACCGAGCGCGTGTCGTTCACCGGAACCGTGTTGGCCATACAGGCGACGCTGGTGAAACCACCACGGGCCGCGGCGGCGGTCCCGCTGGCGACCGTCTCCTTCCACTCTTGCCCCGGTTCGCGAAGGTGAACGTGCATGTCAATGAAACCCGGGCAGACCACCAGCCCCTTCATGTCCAGGGTCTCGTCTGCGCTCGCCTTGATCGTCTTCTCGATCCTGGCGATCTTGCCGTCGTCCACCAGAACGTCCATCGGTTCATCGATGTCCGCCGCCGGATCAAGAAGGTGCCCGTTCTTAAGAAGGATCTTCATCGTCTATCCTGGCGGCCAGTAGGTAGAGAACGGCCATTCGGACCGCCACCCCATTCGTGACCTGTTCGAGAATGACGGATCGAGGACCGTCGGCCACGCCACCGGTGATCTCGACACCCCGGTTCATCGGTCCGGGATGCATGACAATCGCATCGGGACGGGCCAGCGCCATCCGGCGCGCGTCGATTCCGTAGAGCAATGCGTATTCGCGGATGCTCGGGAAGAACCCACGTTGCATCCGTTCCATCTGAATGCGAAGACCCATCACGACGTCGGCACCCTCGATCGCCTCGTCGGTCCGGGTCACCTGCCGACAGCCAAGTCGCTCCACCTCGCGGGGCATCAGCGTCGGAGGACCACA encodes:
- a CDS encoding phosphoribosylaminoimidazolesuccinocarboxamide synthase, whose product is MQSSIPGAVKETHLEGIPLRARGKVRDIYDLGDRLLIVATDRLSAFDFVLPNPIPDKGKVLNQISEFWFKEFAELVPNHTVATEVEDFPESLHRFADQLVGRTTLAKKLDMLPIECVARGYLSGSGWKEYQANGTVCGISLPEGLRESDRLPESIFTPATKAVDGHDENISFDQAVELIGPERAEEARSMTLQLYSAGASLASERNIIIADTKFEFGLDGDRLVLGDEVLTPDSSRFWPADKYEPGRGQESFDKQFVRDYLESIGWDKQPPVPELPNEIVLGSRQRYLEIFEILTGQKLR
- a CDS encoding dihydroorotase → MKILLKNGHLLDPAADIDEPMDVLVDDGKIARIEKTIKASADETLDMKGLVVCPGFIDMHVHLREPGQEWKETVASGTAAAARGGFTSVACMANTVPVNDTRSVTQLIVKQAAQHGAVNVFPIGCVTKGMEGEQLAEMGDMLDAGAVAFSDDGKPVHSSMMMRKALEYSQVFGVPIIDHCEDPVLVDGGVMNEGELSTRLGLGGWPAVAEDIMVVRDIILAEYTGGHVHIAHTSTGQAVDFVREGKKKKVRVTCEVTPHHFVLTEEAVSGFDTDAKMNPPLRSAKDRKALLQGLADGTVDAIATDHAPHHCDEKCVEFSVAPFGVVGLETAIPLSLHHLVHADVLPLRRMVELFTRGPAEILRLDRGTLTPGGVADITVLDIHRPFHVAPQEFVSKGRNTPFKGWDLTGAAVLTIVSGRVVHDGRSAGD